One Novosphingobium sp. EMRT-2 DNA segment encodes these proteins:
- a CDS encoding NAD(P)H-dependent oxidoreductase subunit E, producing MERFAEIIAAHAGREGALLPILHDVQAAFGHVPEEAERAIAAALNLSRAEVHGVVSFYHDFHAEADARPVLKLCRAEACQARGVDALAATLPEQNRVKVETVYCLGLCSVGPNAMVGGKVHARLDGAKLAALVESLA from the coding sequence ATGGAGAGGTTCGCAGAAATCATCGCGGCGCACGCGGGGCGCGAGGGGGCGTTGCTCCCGATATTGCACGATGTGCAGGCCGCGTTCGGGCACGTTCCGGAAGAAGCGGAGCGCGCGATCGCGGCGGCGCTGAACCTGAGCCGCGCCGAAGTGCACGGGGTGGTGAGCTTCTACCACGATTTCCATGCCGAGGCCGACGCGCGGCCGGTGCTGAAGCTGTGCCGGGCCGAAGCCTGCCAGGCGCGCGGGGTGGACGCGCTGGCGGCGACGCTGCCCGAGCAGAACCGCGTGAAAGTCGAAACGGTCTATTGCCTGGGCCTGTGCAGCGTGGGGCCGAACGCGATGGTGGGCGGCAAGGTTCACGCGCGGCTCGATGGCGCGAAGCTCGCCGCGCTGGTGGAGTCGCTGGCATGA
- a CDS encoding NADH-ubiquinone oxidoreductase-F iron-sulfur binding region domain-containing protein, translating to MTVTVRISDDALALACGADEVAAAFAKAGCTVERVSSWGMHWLEPLAEIDGAGYGPLTADDVPAVLAGTSPLGIGPIAEHPFIARQQRFTFARAGKTRPLNLGDYAASGGWAGLRKAHDIGAEATIAEVTASGLRGRGGAGFPAGIKWTTVAKAKAAQKYVVCNADEGDSATFADRMVMEGDPFMLIEGMAIAAYAVGATRGYVYIRSEYPHAIAKMEAAVRACAHIIAPFVLEVRTGAGAYVCGEETSLLNSLEGKRGEVRAKPPLPALEGLFGKPTVVNNVLTLAAVPWILAHGGTAYAAVGFGRSKGTMPIQLAGNVKHGGLFEVGFGITLGELVNEIGGGTASGRPVRAVQVGGPLGAYHPPSDFHLPFDYESFAAADGLIGHAGLTVFDDTADMSAQARFAMEFCAAESCGKCTPCRIGSTRGVELIDRIRARAPRAADAVERLPQTHNARKGARTLAEEITLLEDLCETMKFGSLCALGGFTPYPVLSALRHWPEDFGAALPAEAAE from the coding sequence ATGACGGTGACGGTCCGCATTTCCGATGACGCGCTGGCGCTGGCCTGCGGGGCCGACGAGGTCGCCGCCGCGTTCGCGAAGGCCGGCTGCACGGTCGAACGGGTGTCGAGCTGGGGGATGCACTGGCTGGAGCCGCTGGCCGAGATCGACGGCGCGGGATATGGCCCGCTGACGGCGGACGACGTGCCCGCCGTGCTCGCCGGCACGAGCCCGCTCGGCATCGGCCCGATCGCCGAACACCCCTTCATCGCCCGCCAGCAGCGCTTCACGTTCGCGCGCGCCGGCAAGACCAGGCCGCTGAACCTGGGCGACTACGCCGCCAGCGGCGGCTGGGCGGGCCTGCGCAAGGCGCACGACATCGGCGCCGAGGCGACGATCGCCGAAGTCACCGCATCGGGCCTGCGCGGGCGCGGCGGCGCGGGCTTTCCGGCGGGGATCAAGTGGACCACCGTGGCCAAGGCGAAAGCGGCGCAGAAGTACGTGGTCTGCAACGCCGACGAGGGCGACAGCGCCACCTTTGCCGACCGCATGGTGATGGAAGGCGATCCCTTCATGCTGATCGAGGGCATGGCGATCGCCGCCTATGCCGTCGGCGCGACCCGGGGCTACGTCTATATCCGCAGCGAATATCCGCACGCGATCGCCAAGATGGAAGCGGCGGTGCGCGCCTGCGCGCACATCATCGCGCCGTTCGTGCTGGAAGTGCGCACGGGGGCCGGCGCCTATGTCTGCGGCGAGGAGACCTCGCTGCTCAACAGCCTGGAAGGCAAGCGCGGCGAAGTGCGCGCCAAGCCGCCGCTGCCCGCGCTGGAAGGGCTGTTCGGCAAGCCCACCGTGGTCAACAACGTGCTGACGCTGGCGGCGGTGCCATGGATTCTGGCGCACGGCGGCACGGCCTATGCGGCAGTCGGCTTCGGCCGGTCGAAAGGCACGATGCCGATCCAGCTGGCCGGCAACGTGAAGCACGGCGGCCTGTTCGAAGTCGGCTTCGGCATCACGCTGGGCGAACTGGTCAACGAAATCGGCGGTGGCACGGCCAGCGGCCGGCCGGTGCGCGCGGTGCAGGTCGGCGGGCCGCTGGGCGCCTACCACCCGCCTTCCGACTTCCACCTGCCGTTCGATTACGAGAGCTTCGCCGCCGCCGACGGGCTGATCGGCCACGCCGGCCTCACCGTGTTCGACGATACCGCCGACATGAGTGCGCAGGCCCGCTTCGCCATGGAGTTCTGCGCGGCGGAAAGCTGCGGCAAGTGCACGCCCTGCCGCATCGGCAGCACGCGCGGGGTGGAACTGATCGACCGCATCCGCGCCCGCGCCCCGCGCGCCGCCGACGCGGTGGAGCGGCTGCCCCAGACGCACAATGCGCGCAAGGGCGCGCGCACGCTGGCCGAGGAAATCACCCTGCTCGAAGACCTGTGCGAAACGATGAAGTTCGGCTCGCTCTGCGCGCTGGGCGGGTTCACGCCCTATCCCGTGCTGTCCGCGCTCAGGCACTGGCCAGAAGACTTCGGGGCGGCGCTTCCGGCGGAAGCGGCGGAATGA
- a CDS encoding molybdenum cofactor guanylyltransferase yields the protein MILGAVLAGGQSSRFGSDKALAELAGRTLLARAVEALQAQCDAVVVVGRKDAPVPTLPDRPRPGMGPLGGIAAALHHAADAGYDAVLTCPVDAAGLAGTVAADLAPSPAYCADQPVIGLWPVSARAPLDAMLAGNGKHSMRAFAGLIGARAVQLPVLPANINTPADLESAERRSHGL from the coding sequence ATGATCCTCGGCGCGGTCCTGGCCGGCGGGCAATCCTCGCGCTTCGGCAGTGACAAGGCGCTGGCCGAACTCGCTGGCCGCACCCTGCTGGCCCGCGCGGTGGAAGCGCTGCAGGCGCAGTGCGACGCGGTGGTGGTGGTGGGGCGAAAGGATGCCCCGGTACCGACCCTGCCCGACCGCCCGCGCCCTGGCATGGGGCCGCTGGGCGGCATCGCGGCGGCGCTGCACCACGCGGCGGACGCGGGCTACGACGCCGTGCTGACCTGCCCGGTCGATGCGGCGGGGCTGGCCGGCACCGTGGCCGCCGACCTCGCCCCTTCGCCCGCCTATTGCGCGGACCAGCCGGTGATCGGCCTGTGGCCGGTCAGCGCCCGCGCGCCGCTCGACGCGATGCTGGCGGGCAACGGCAAGCATTCGATGCGCGCCTTTGCCGGGCTGATCGGCGCGCGGGCTGTGCAACTTCCTGTCCTTCCTGCTAATATCAATACACCGGCGGACCTCGAGTCCGCGGAGAGGCGATCCCATGGGTTATGA
- the fdhF gene encoding formate dehydrogenase subunit alpha, whose protein sequence is MGYERQADFGTPEVRSDTQVTCTIDGRAVTVPAGTTVMRAAALTGGAIPKLCATDNVKQFGSCRMCLVEIDGMRGTPASCTTPVAEGMTVHTQTPRLQKLRKGVMELYISDHPLDCLTCSANNDCELQDTAAQVGLRDVRYGYAGENHLDQPADTSNPYFDFDPSKCIVCSRCVRACEEVQGTFALTIDGRGFGSKVSAGLASDSFLSSECVSCGACVQACPTATLQEKAVKEIGKPERAVVTTCAYCGVGCTFRAEMRGEQLVRMVPWKDGKANRGHSCVKGRFAWGYAQHQDRILKPMIRASIDEPWREVSWEEALGHTARELKRIEEKYGRQALGGITSSRCTNEETFLVQKLIRAGFGNNNVDTCARVCHSPTGYGLKTTFGTSAGTQDFDSVEDSDVILVIGANPTDGHPVFGSRMKKRLRQGAKLIVIDPRRTDLVRSPHVTADYHLPLRPGTNVAVLTALAHVIVTEGLADEAFVRERCDWDEYRHWADFVSDARHSPEFLEPVTGVPAEALRGAARLFATGGNGAIYYGLGVTEHSQGSSTVMAIANLAMATGNIGRRGVGVNPLRGQNNVQGACDMGSFPHELSGYRHVSDAGARALFEAEWGVKIDPEPGLRIPNMLDAATDGVFKALYIQGEDILQSDPDTKHVSAGLAAMECVIVHDLFLNETANYAHVFLPGSSFLEKNGTFTNAERRIQPVRKVMEPLNGYEDWQVTQELARAIGLDWNYTHPSEIMDEIARLTPTFSGVNYARLDAEGSLQWPVNAAAPDGSPIMHVDGFVRGKGKFVVTDYVPTDERTGPRFPLLLTTGRILSHYNVGAQTRRTANVAWHPEDLLEMHPTDAENRGVKSGDWVRLASRAGETTLRVTVTDRVAPGVVYTTFHHPATQANVVTTDYSDWATNCPEYKVTAVQVTPSNGPTDWQEGYEELTRRSRRIEGSAMEAAE, encoded by the coding sequence ATGGGTTATGAGCGTCAGGCCGATTTCGGCACTCCGGAAGTCCGTTCCGACACGCAGGTCACCTGCACGATCGACGGGCGCGCGGTAACGGTGCCCGCCGGCACCACCGTGATGCGCGCGGCGGCGCTGACCGGCGGGGCCATCCCCAAGCTCTGCGCCACCGACAACGTCAAGCAGTTCGGCTCGTGCCGGATGTGCCTTGTCGAGATCGACGGGATGCGCGGCACGCCCGCCTCCTGCACCACGCCCGTGGCCGAAGGGATGACCGTCCACACCCAGACCCCGCGCCTGCAGAAGCTGCGCAAGGGGGTGATGGAACTCTACATCTCCGACCACCCGCTCGATTGCCTGACCTGCAGCGCCAACAACGATTGCGAGTTGCAGGATACCGCCGCGCAAGTGGGCCTGCGCGACGTGCGCTATGGCTATGCGGGCGAGAACCACCTCGATCAGCCGGCCGATACCTCCAACCCCTATTTCGATTTCGATCCGTCGAAGTGCATCGTCTGTTCGCGCTGCGTGCGCGCGTGCGAGGAAGTGCAGGGCACCTTTGCGCTGACCATCGACGGGCGCGGCTTCGGCTCGAAAGTCTCGGCCGGCCTCGCCTCGGACAGCTTCCTCTCGTCCGAATGCGTCTCGTGCGGAGCCTGCGTGCAGGCCTGCCCGACCGCGACCTTGCAGGAAAAGGCAGTCAAGGAGATCGGCAAGCCCGAACGCGCCGTCGTCACCACCTGCGCCTATTGCGGGGTGGGCTGCACCTTCCGCGCCGAGATGCGCGGCGAACAGTTGGTGCGCATGGTGCCGTGGAAGGACGGCAAGGCCAACCGCGGCCACTCCTGCGTCAAGGGCCGCTTCGCCTGGGGCTATGCCCAGCACCAGGACCGCATTCTCAAGCCGATGATCCGCGCGAGCATCGACGAACCCTGGCGGGAAGTGAGCTGGGAAGAGGCGCTTGGACACACCGCGCGCGAACTGAAGCGGATTGAGGAAAAGTACGGCCGGCAGGCGCTGGGCGGCATCACTTCCAGCCGCTGCACCAACGAGGAGACCTTCCTCGTCCAGAAGCTGATCCGCGCCGGCTTCGGCAACAACAACGTCGATACCTGCGCGCGCGTCTGCCATTCGCCCACCGGCTATGGCCTGAAGACCACGTTCGGCACCTCGGCCGGCACGCAGGACTTCGATTCGGTCGAGGATTCGGACGTGATCCTGGTGATCGGCGCCAACCCCACCGATGGGCACCCGGTGTTCGGCAGCCGCATGAAGAAGCGGCTGCGCCAGGGCGCCAAGCTGATCGTGATCGATCCGCGCCGCACCGATCTGGTGCGCAGCCCCCATGTCACGGCGGACTACCACCTGCCGCTGCGCCCCGGCACCAACGTGGCGGTGCTGACCGCGCTCGCCCACGTGATCGTCACCGAAGGCCTCGCCGACGAAGCCTTCGTGCGCGAACGCTGCGACTGGGACGAATACCGCCACTGGGCCGATTTCGTGTCCGACGCGCGGCACAGCCCAGAATTCCTCGAACCTGTCACCGGCGTTCCCGCCGAAGCCTTGCGCGGCGCGGCGCGGCTCTTCGCCACGGGCGGCAACGGGGCCATTTATTACGGCCTGGGCGTGACCGAGCATTCGCAGGGTTCGTCCACCGTCATGGCCATCGCCAACCTCGCCATGGCCACGGGCAACATCGGCCGTCGCGGCGTGGGCGTGAACCCCCTGCGCGGGCAGAACAACGTGCAGGGCGCCTGCGACATGGGCAGCTTCCCGCACGAGCTGTCGGGCTATCGCCATGTCTCCGATGCCGGCGCGCGCGCGCTGTTCGAGGCCGAATGGGGCGTGAAGATCGATCCCGAGCCGGGTCTGCGCATCCCCAACATGCTCGACGCCGCGACCGACGGCGTGTTCAAGGCGCTCTACATCCAGGGCGAGGACATCCTCCAGTCGGACCCGGATACGAAGCACGTTTCGGCCGGCCTCGCCGCGATGGAATGCGTGATCGTCCACGACCTGTTCCTCAACGAGACCGCCAACTACGCCCACGTGTTCCTGCCGGGATCGAGCTTCCTCGAGAAGAACGGCACGTTCACCAACGCCGAACGCCGCATCCAGCCGGTGCGCAAGGTGATGGAACCGCTGAACGGGTACGAGGACTGGCAGGTCACGCAGGAACTGGCGCGCGCGATCGGGCTGGACTGGAACTACACCCATCCCAGCGAGATCATGGACGAGATCGCGCGGCTGACGCCGACGTTCTCCGGCGTGAACTATGCCCGGCTCGATGCCGAGGGATCGCTGCAATGGCCGGTCAACGCCGCCGCCCCCGATGGCTCGCCGATCATGCACGTTGATGGCTTCGTGCGCGGCAAGGGCAAGTTCGTGGTCACCGACTACGTGCCCACCGACGAGCGCACCGGCCCGCGCTTCCCGCTGCTGCTGACCACCGGCCGCATCCTCTCGCACTACAACGTCGGCGCGCAGACGCGGCGCACCGCCAATGTCGCGTGGCATCCCGAGGACCTGCTCGAAATGCACCCGACCGACGCCGAAAACCGGGGCGTGAAGTCTGGCGACTGGGTCCGCCTCGCCAGCCGCGCGGGCGAGACCACGCTGCGCGTGACCGTGACCGACCGCGTCGCGCCTGGTGTCGTCTATACCACCTTCCACCACCCGGCGACGCAGGCCAACGTCGTCACCACCGACTATTCCGACTGGGCCACCAACTGCCCCGAATACAAGGTCACCGCCGTGCAGGTCACCCCCAGCAACGGCCCGACCGACTGGCAGGAGGGCTACGAGGAACTCACCCGCCGCTCGCGCCGGATCGAGGGCAGCGCGATGGAGGCCGCCGAATGA
- a CDS encoding formate dehydrogenase subunit delta, which produces MSSHTPEKLAYMANQIARNLALEPDAVGMVAQHIQDFWTPRMKHMACALDGAALDPVAREALARLAGQYGAAAAS; this is translated from the coding sequence ATGAGCAGCCACACGCCCGAAAAGCTCGCCTACATGGCCAACCAGATCGCCCGAAACCTCGCGCTCGAACCCGATGCGGTCGGCATGGTCGCCCAGCACATCCAGGACTTCTGGACCCCGCGCATGAAGCACATGGCCTGCGCCCTCGACGGCGCGGCGCTGGACCCCGTCGCCCGCGAAGCGCTCGCCCGGCTGGCCGGGCAGTACGGCGCCGCCGCCGCGTCCTGA
- the fdhD gene encoding formate dehydrogenase accessory sulfurtransferase FdhD — translation MSSPDGARAFPFREHFADGRPPRAIDRALAVEAPVAIEINGIGYAVMMATPTDLEDYALGFCLSEQLIAAPDEFHSADAHAIDGGGWMLRVQIAPSRAAPLLDRARLRLAEGSCGLCGIESLEQVLRPLPQVTARITVEDAAVFAALAALPDHQPLGEATRAAHAAAFCAPDGTILAAREDVGRHNAFDKLVGALAHQGWSPAAGFVVLTARCSYELVQKAVIAGFPLLVTVSAASTMATERAAAHGLRLYSLARGDSLLES, via the coding sequence ATGTCCAGCCCGGACGGCGCGCGCGCGTTTCCGTTTCGCGAACATTTCGCCGATGGCCGGCCGCCGCGCGCGATCGACCGCGCGCTGGCGGTGGAAGCGCCCGTCGCGATCGAGATCAACGGCATCGGCTATGCCGTGATGATGGCGACGCCCACCGATCTTGAAGACTACGCGCTGGGCTTCTGCCTGTCGGAACAGCTCATCGCTGCGCCGGACGAGTTCCATTCGGCCGACGCGCACGCGATCGACGGCGGCGGCTGGATGCTGCGCGTGCAGATCGCGCCGTCCCGCGCCGCGCCCCTGCTCGATCGCGCACGGCTGCGGCTGGCCGAGGGCAGTTGCGGGCTGTGCGGGATCGAAAGCCTGGAACAGGTGCTGCGCCCGCTGCCGCAGGTCACGGCGCGCATAACCGTGGAGGATGCCGCCGTGTTCGCGGCGCTGGCCGCGCTGCCGGACCATCAGCCGCTGGGCGAGGCGACGCGCGCCGCCCACGCCGCCGCGTTCTGCGCGCCCGATGGCACGATCCTGGCCGCGCGCGAGGATGTCGGCCGCCACAACGCCTTCGACAAGCTGGTCGGCGCGCTGGCGCACCAGGGATGGTCGCCCGCCGCAGGCTTCGTCGTGCTGACCGCGCGGTGCAGCTACGAACTGGTGCAGAAGGCGGTGATCGCGGGCTTTCCGCTGCTGGTCACCGTCTCGGCCGCCTCGACCATGGCGACGGAGCGCGCCGCCGCGCACGGGCTGCGGCTGTACAGCCTTGCGCGCGGAGACAGCCTGCTCGAGTCCTGA
- a CDS encoding response regulator, translated as MRVLVVEDEPLLAMMLEESLADLGHEVIGPAASAEHALSLLTDNPVEAALLDFSLGSDGNSVPVARQLRDAGIPFCYLSGHATLDAGTGAPDAPLLSKPVSMAALEDALARMA; from the coding sequence ATGCGCGTGCTGGTGGTCGAAGATGAGCCGTTGCTCGCCATGATGCTGGAGGAAAGCCTGGCCGATCTGGGGCATGAGGTGATCGGGCCGGCCGCCAGCGCCGAACACGCGCTGAGCCTGCTGACGGACAACCCGGTGGAAGCGGCGCTGCTGGACTTTTCGCTGGGCAGCGACGGCAATTCGGTTCCCGTCGCGCGGCAGTTGCGCGACGCCGGCATTCCGTTCTGCTATCTCAGCGGCCACGCCACGCTGGACGCCGGCACGGGCGCGCCCGATGCGCCGCTGCTGTCCAAGCCGGTTTCGATGGCGGCTCTGGAAGACGCGCTGGCGCGGATGGCCTGA
- a CDS encoding TonB family protein — translation MTPPMPSAPSAPARFDTAPGLDRRARLGVALGVAVLHALAIWAVVRAFGGLPAVLREVGLESVVAAYDVPLDKPPPSATATTTEPEGAEGASGRKAKPREIVAAPARIPNKAPPAAPAASTGNDTRSGATAAGAGTGGGAAGGGTGNGGNGNGAGGRFVAQKAVKIAGDITSARDYPATSRTSRLGTSVIVALVVGTDGRVKGCTVRKRSGDPEADGITCRLAIDRFRFRPALDQNGDPLESVYGWEQRFFAP, via the coding sequence GTGACCCCGCCAATGCCCTCGGCCCCGTCCGCTCCGGCCCGTTTCGACACGGCGCCGGGGCTGGATCGCCGCGCGCGGCTGGGCGTGGCGCTGGGCGTGGCCGTGCTGCACGCGCTGGCGATCTGGGCGGTGGTGCGGGCGTTCGGCGGCCTGCCCGCGGTGCTGCGCGAGGTGGGGCTCGAATCGGTCGTGGCCGCCTACGACGTTCCTCTCGACAAACCGCCGCCGTCGGCGACCGCCACGACCACCGAGCCCGAAGGCGCGGAAGGAGCATCGGGCCGCAAGGCGAAACCGCGCGAAATCGTGGCCGCGCCCGCCCGGATCCCCAACAAGGCGCCACCGGCCGCCCCGGCCGCGTCGACCGGCAACGATACCCGCTCCGGCGCCACCGCGGCGGGCGCCGGCACAGGCGGGGGAGCGGCGGGCGGTGGCACCGGCAACGGTGGCAACGGCAACGGCGCGGGCGGGCGCTTTGTGGCGCAGAAGGCGGTCAAGATCGCCGGCGACATCACCTCCGCCCGCGATTATCCGGCCACCTCGCGCACCAGCCGGCTGGGTACCAGCGTGATCGTCGCGCTGGTGGTCGGAACCGACGGCCGGGTGAAGGGCTGCACGGTGCGCAAGCGCAGCGGCGATCCCGAGGCCGATGGCATCACCTGCCGCCTTGCCATCGACCGCTTCCGGTTTCGCCCCGCGCTCGACCAGAACGGCGATCCGCTGGAATCGGTCTATGGCTGGGAGCAGCGCTTCTTCGCGCCCTGA
- a CDS encoding DUF2721 domain-containing protein, with protein sequence MIAQTIQLALAPVFVLVAIGNIMNILTTRLGRIVDRSRALQKLHAETHGAEHDRVVVELRYVDRRIQLIGHALLLLVCSGLAIGVTVGTLFIGDINGFELRHVTSVTFFLAIALLMVALIYLLLETRLVAQTLRLPQELLELERRDL encoded by the coding sequence ATGATCGCGCAGACCATCCAGCTCGCGCTCGCCCCGGTTTTCGTGCTGGTGGCGATCGGCAACATCATGAACATCCTGACCACGCGGCTGGGCCGGATCGTCGACCGTTCGCGCGCGCTGCAGAAGCTGCACGCCGAAACGCACGGGGCGGAGCACGATCGCGTGGTGGTGGAACTGCGCTATGTCGACCGGCGCATCCAGCTGATCGGCCACGCCCTGCTGCTGCTGGTCTGCTCGGGGCTGGCCATTGGGGTCACCGTCGGCACGCTGTTCATCGGCGATATCAACGGGTTCGAGCTGCGCCACGTCACCAGCGTCACGTTCTTCCTCGCCATCGCCCTGCTGATGGTGGCGCTGATCTACCTGCTGCTCGAAACCCGGCTGGTGGCGCAGACGCTGCGGCTGCCGCAGGAACTGCTGGAACTGGAACGCCGCGACCTGTGA
- a CDS encoding polyhydroxyalkanoic acid system family protein: protein MRVAIPHSLGKDEVRRRMQEKAGKASAKASDMLGSLASVDMTWRDEDHLAMDVSAMGFTVPCAVTLEEAELVIDVTMPDGLGFARRMIEGVIREKGEKLLA from the coding sequence ATGCGCGTCGCCATTCCCCATTCGCTTGGCAAGGACGAGGTGCGCCGCCGGATGCAGGAGAAGGCCGGCAAGGCTTCAGCCAAGGCCAGCGACATGCTCGGCAGCCTCGCCTCGGTCGACATGACCTGGCGCGACGAGGATCATCTGGCCATGGACGTATCGGCGATGGGCTTCACCGTCCCCTGCGCGGTCACGCTGGAAGAGGCGGAACTGGTGATCGACGTGACGATGCCCGATGGCCTCGGCTTCGCGCGGCGGATGATCGAGGGCGTGATCCGCGAAAAGGGCGAGAAGCTGCTGGCCTGA
- a CDS encoding toxic anion resistance protein, whose product MATTPTETISPITLTPPDPVPVVAPAQAAGLVPVSDENRGKLEAKVDAFVADLIAQDAASPEFGKRVDQLTNMGRKEIVAAAGMSNRFLDRPIRAMDKDSGVGADLAQLRRTVEDLDPGRQGNLSSPRKFLGIIPFGNKLKNYFDGYTSAQGHIKAILDRLASGKDELLMDNAAIDVERQKLWEAMGNLEQMIHISKTLDQKLEDAANDLDATDPAKAKAIRESALFYTRQRTQDLLTQMAVTVQGYLALDLVKKNNVELVKGVDRASTTTVAALRTAVTVAQAMTNQRLVLQQITALNTTTANIIDSTGKLLREQTGKIHEMAASSTIPLETLQRAFQNIYDTMDTIDTFKLKALDAMKQTVTTLSGEVEKSKGYIARAEGASQAKLAGPETSPLLSLEG is encoded by the coding sequence ATGGCCACGACACCCACCGAAACCATCAGCCCGATCACCCTGACGCCGCCCGATCCGGTGCCGGTCGTCGCGCCCGCGCAGGCGGCGGGCCTGGTGCCCGTGTCCGACGAGAACCGGGGCAAGCTGGAAGCCAAGGTCGATGCCTTCGTCGCCGATCTGATCGCGCAGGACGCGGCCAGCCCGGAATTCGGCAAGCGGGTGGATCAGCTTACCAACATGGGCCGCAAGGAAATCGTGGCGGCCGCGGGCATGTCGAACCGCTTTCTCGACCGGCCGATCCGCGCGATGGACAAGGACAGCGGCGTCGGCGCCGATCTTGCCCAGTTGCGCCGCACGGTGGAAGACCTCGATCCCGGCCGGCAGGGCAATCTTTCCTCGCCGCGCAAGTTCCTTGGCATCATCCCGTTCGGCAACAAGCTGAAGAACTACTTCGACGGCTACACCTCCGCCCAGGGGCACATCAAGGCGATCCTCGACCGGCTTGCCTCGGGCAAGGACGAGCTGCTGATGGACAATGCCGCGATCGACGTGGAGCGGCAGAAGCTGTGGGAAGCCATGGGCAACCTGGAGCAGATGATCCACATCTCGAAGACGCTCGACCAGAAGCTGGAGGACGCCGCCAACGACCTCGACGCGACCGATCCGGCCAAGGCCAAGGCGATCCGCGAATCCGCGCTGTTCTATACCCGCCAGCGCACGCAGGACCTGCTGACGCAGATGGCGGTGACGGTGCAGGGCTATCTCGCGCTCGATCTGGTCAAGAAGAACAATGTCGAACTGGTCAAGGGCGTCGATCGCGCCAGCACCACCACCGTGGCCGCGCTGCGCACCGCCGTCACCGTGGCCCAGGCGATGACCAACCAGCGGCTGGTGCTGCAGCAGATCACCGCGCTGAACACGACGACCGCCAACATCATCGATTCGACCGGCAAGCTGCTGCGCGAGCAGACCGGCAAGATCCACGAGATGGCCGCTTCCAGCACGATCCCGCTGGAAACGTTGCAGCGCGCGTTCCAGAACATCTACGACACGATGGACACCATCGACACGTTCAAGCTGAAGGCGCTCGACGCGATGAAGCAGACGGTGACGACGCTTTCGGGCGAGGTCGAGAAATCCAAGGGCTATATCGCGCGGGCCGAAGGCGCTTCGCAGGCCAAGCTCGCCGGCCCCGAAACCTCGCCGCTGCTGAGCCTTGAAGGCTGA